A stretch of Roseovarius sp. M141 DNA encodes these proteins:
- a CDS encoding RES family NAD+ phosphorylase has translation MLVTDEAPGWTSQFRELIGSVDAEFDDVSGMDDLLHPDDYAASQVFGAQRRAAGSDGITWPSVRFAGGNCIAAFWPDVVPIPAQGGAFRLSLEWERGRLC, from the coding sequence ATGCTGGTTACGGATGAAGCCCCCGGCTGGACATCGCAGTTCCGCGAGCTGATCGGGTCTGTCGATGCCGAATTTGACGATGTCTCCGGGATGGATGACCTGCTGCACCCGGATGACTATGCCGCCTCTCAGGTCTTCGGTGCCCAGCGCCGCGCGGCGGGCTCCGACGGCATAACCTGGCCCAGTGTGAGGTTTGCGGGCGGCAACTGCATCGCCGCATTCTGGCCGGATGTGGTTCCGATCCCCGCACAGGGGGGCGCATTTCGCTTATCACTGGAATGGGAGCGCGGTCGATTATGTTAA
- a CDS encoding type I restriction-modification system subunit M N-terminal domain-containing protein: protein MVVLRRLDTLLEPTKAEVLEEVRFQKDEMKAIELDDAPLKAASGYVFFNTSKWTLKQLHATATNNQQILLANVEDYLGGFSDNVKEIIQRFKLLEQMRHMADKQVLLDVLEKFISPYINLTPHLLEDPEGNAMPGLSNLGMGYVFEELIRKFNEENNEEAGEHFTPREVIHLMTHLVFDPIRDRLPPS from the coding sequence ATGGTCGTGCTGCGTCGCCTCGATACCCTTCTGGAACCCACGAAAGCCGAGGTTCTAGAGGAGGTCCGCTTTCAGAAGGACGAAATGAAGGCGATCGAACTGGACGATGCCCCACTCAAGGCGGCCTCCGGTTACGTATTTTTCAACACCAGCAAATGGACGTTGAAACAGCTTCACGCCACCGCCACCAACAACCAGCAGATCCTGTTGGCCAACGTGGAAGACTACCTGGGCGGGTTCAGCGACAACGTCAAAGAGATCATCCAGCGATTCAAGCTACTGGAACAGATGCGCCACATGGCCGACAAGCAGGTCCTGCTGGACGTGCTGGAAAAGTTCATCTCGCCGTACATCAACCTGACGCCGCACCTGCTCGAGGATCCCGAAGGCAATGCCATGCCCGGCCTCAGCAACCTTGGTATGGGATATGTGTTCGAAGAACTGATCCGCAAATTCAACGAGGAAAACAACGAAGAGGCGGGCGAACACTTCACACCGCGTGAGGTGATCCACCTGATGACCCACCTGGTCTTCGATCCGATCCGGGACCGGCTGCCCCCGTCATGA
- a CDS encoding N-6 DNA methylase produces the protein MLTESQNYIIDPEGQIKATGDVYLYGKEINDETYAICKSDMMIKGNNPENIKVGSTSSTDEFAAHRFDFMLSNPPYGKKLEQRAETHQVTARMSSTPPLQGRSQRLLGQNRNLGRHPALQRRPTAVPDGNGGQDEVHQGQPHRCAHCVGA, from the coding sequence ATGCTGACGGAATCGCAAAACTACATCATCGACCCCGAGGGCCAGATCAAGGCGACCGGCGACGTCTACCTTTATGGCAAGGAAATCAACGACGAAACCTATGCCATCTGCAAATCCGACATGATGATCAAGGGCAACAATCCCGAGAACATCAAGGTCGGCTCGACCTCGTCCACCGACGAATTCGCCGCACATCGTTTCGACTTCATGCTGTCCAACCCGCCCTACGGCAAAAAGCTGGAACAGCGAGCTGAAACACATCAAGTGACGGCAAGGATGTCATCGACCCCCCCGCTTCAAGGTCGATCTCAACGATTACTGGGGCAAAACCGAAACCTTGGACGCCACCCCGCGCTCCAGCGACGGCCAACTGCTGTTCCTGATGGAAATGGTGGGCAAGATGAAGTCCACCAAGGACAGCCCCATCGGTGCGCGCATTGCGTCGGTGCATAA